In one window of Mytilus galloprovincialis chromosome 6, xbMytGall1.hap1.1, whole genome shotgun sequence DNA:
- the LOC143078594 gene encoding uncharacterized protein LOC143078594, which translates to MADTVNPLRYPGDTASTDELVAYYFTSSYTAKEIAGFLLFVHNKFVSVKTVYRMMKRLRLRRYGAESPLINIVQKIIQLHKQGYSNIGYRAMWKILNSCCGINATQETVRIALKAIHYDGVVARSRRRLVRRRYCNLGPNFCIHIDRYDKLKPFGISICVR; encoded by the coding sequence ATGGCTGACACTGTAAATCCTTTGCGTTACCCAGGTGACACTGCTTCAACGGATGAGTTAGTTGCTTATTATTTTACTTCTTCATATACGGCTAAAGAAATAGCTGGATTTTTACTTTTCGTTCATAATAAATTTGTTAGTGTTAAGACAGTCTACAGAATGATGAAAAGACTTCGACTGAGAAGATATGGTGCAGAGAGTCCATTGATTAATATCGTTCAAAAGATAATTCAACTGCACAAACAAGGATACTCTAATATTGGATATAGAGCAATGTGGAAAATACTTAATTCTTGCTGTGGCATCAATGCTACTCAGGAAACGGTGAGAATTGCACTGAAAGCTATACATTATGATGGTGTAGTTGCAAGATCTCGACGTCGACTTGTGCGAAGAAGATATTGTAATCTAGGACCAAATTTTTGTATTCACATAGATCGATATGATAAACTCAAACCCTTTGGAATATCA
- the LOC143078146 gene encoding uncharacterized protein LOC143078146, whose product MAADEKIADQLNTWRYPVFTVGPEEEDLKQRILQNIYLVNINITDNDWDEHCSAVDSVLEKILLILKKYANEEYEGLIIHGSLKQGSSREGLKVNDALEFDCLVHFEIEGMQATKCPVFDYSGELMPEFIKLRVENPEYLLRIYPWLLRCKILTIAELNGTNCYINTKNLQEKVFKALIDKTREHIFNRLPPEDRIIYTYRRSIKPPSFTIQIGLDREISYAGGLYTRVTLESAKLPGQRKTQTLDIDIVPALLLRKDYVPNPYTVNIRNGEKEMTCAVYGVMKWAHRLLESELTIDRVYIWRESTCGYEKLISDVGRRNPSQRYVMTACRIVKSYVTGIKSNRRETNQLHCVAVSYFLKNIYFHCIALLTVPRKAKSLSGVKEALGYFLQFFELCIKSRNLPHFFYGNPWVHVMIPNCTFGSNKPEKNLYGRICKNTFTNAERAFRIMLQDLKGLYTEFDSLDPDRVGPFKELLGLTHEYRVQEKAIINFEAISSCALFVLCVIVFGILVALLTRDATESLS is encoded by the coding sequence ATGGCTGCTGATGAGAAAATTGCAGATCAACTTAATACTTGGAGATATCCTGTGTTTACTGTTGGCCCAGAAGAAGAAGATCTCAAGCAAAGAATTTTACAGAATATATACcttgtaaacataaatataactgATAATGATTGGGATGAACATTGCTCTGCGGTTGATTCTGTTCTTgagaaaatattgctaatattaaaaaaatatgctaaTGAGGAATATGAAGGATTGATTATTCATGGTAGCCTAAAGCAAGGAAGTTCTAGAGAAGGACTGAAAGTCAATGATGCTCTAGAGTTTGACTGTTTAGTTCATTTTGAAATAGAAGGCATGCAGGCGACAAAATGTCCGGTCTTTGATTATTCTGGAGAGCTTATGCCTGAGTTCATTAAGTTACGTGTCGAAAACCCAGAATATTTGTTAAGAATCTATCCATGGTTGCTCCGCTGTAAGATTCTTACTATAGCAGAATTAAATGGTACAAATTGCTATATTAATacaaaaaatttacaagaaaaggTGTTCAAGGCATTGATAGACAAAACTCGTGAACATATCTTTAATCGATTGCCGCCTGAAGATAGAATAATTTATACATATCGACGGTCTATTAAACCACCATCGTTCACGATACAAATAGGTTTAGACCGGGAAATATCATATGCTGGCGGTTTGTACACAAGAGTAACACTTGAAAGTGCCAAACTCCCGGGACAAAGGAAGACACAGACGTTAGACATTGATATTGTTCCTGCATTGTTATTGCGTAAGGACTACGTCCCCAATCCGTATACAGTGAATATTAGAAATGGCGAGAAGGAAATGACGTGCGCAGTTTATGGAGTGATGAAATGGGCACATAGACTGCTTGAATCTGAACTAACCATTGATCGTGTTTATATCTGGCGGGAATCTACATGTGGATATGAAAAACTTATCAGTGACGTTGGACGCAGAAATCCTAGTCAACGTTACGTGATGACAGCATGTCGTATCGTCAAATCTTATGTCACGGGGATAAAATCGAATCGTCGAGAAACAAATCAATTACATTGTGTAGCTGTTTCGTActtcttgaaaaatatatattttcattgtatTGCTCTACTGACTGTACCAAGGAAGGCCAAATCACTTTCAGGAGTAAAAGAAGCACTCGGATATTTTCTGCAGTTTTTTGAATTATGCATAAAAAGTCGCAATCTTCCCCATTTTTTCTATGGTAATCCATGGGTTCATGTTATGATCCCTAATTGCACATTTGGAAGTAATAAGCCAGAAAAGAACCTATACGGAAGAATATGTAAGAATACATTCACGAATGCCGAAAGAGCTTTTCGAATCATGCTGCAAGATTTAAAAGGTTTGTATACAGAATTTGACTCATTGGATCCTGACCGTGTAGGGCCATTCAAAGAATTACTTGGTCTTACGCATGAATATCGAGTGCAAGAGAAAGCTATCATTAACTTTGAGGCTATTTCATCGTGTGCACTGTTTGTTTTGTGCGTTATTGTTTTTGGAATATTAGTAGCTTTACTAACACGTGACGCAACGGAGTCCTTATCTTAG